A window from Drosophila miranda strain MSH22 chromosome Y unlocalized genomic scaffold, D.miranda_PacBio2.1 Contig_Y2_pilon, whole genome shotgun sequence encodes these proteins:
- the LOC117193165 gene encoding uncharacterized protein LOC117193165: protein MKRAVNICFVLSVILLKCTHGYKEMPGLSGKMFPKTATFQFPEYAYKETSKNEITYHEQEVACEQHTQCVNLNVGVPKINCIRHCISPSCYQDIYAFNALEDGEIDVRLNSFKGCVIQRM, encoded by the exons ATGAAACGTGCTGTGAATATCTGTTTTGTTCTCTCTGTAATTTTACTGAAATGTACACACGGTTACAAGGAGATGCCCGGATTGAGTGGCAAGATGTTCCCGAAGACTGCCACGTTCCAATTTCCAGAGTACGCCTACAAGGAGACGAGTAAGAAT GAAATAACCTACCACGAACAGGAGGTGGCCTGCGAGCAGCATACCCAGTGTGTCAATCTCAACGTGGGCGTGCCCAAGATCAACTGCATAAGGCACTGCATATCTCCATCCTGCTACCAGGATATCTATGCCTTCAACGCG CTGGAAGATGGTGAAATCGATGTGAGACTGAACTCCTTCAAGGGGTGTGTCATCCAGAGGATGTAG